The DNA window GTCGGATACAGATGGGCGCCCTCCAGGCTCGAGCACGCCCCCACACTCACGACCGTGCTGTCCCCTCGGACAGCGAGAACACAGCCTTGCGCGGTCCGGCCCAGGCCCATGAAGGCGCCCCCCAGGCCCATCGTCGCCGTGCCATTGGAGAAGAGGGACAGGCCGTTGTTGGTGGCCACGCCGAACTCGGTGCGCGACCACACCTCCACGGCCGAGGGCGTCCCCGGAACGCTCTTCACCTGCCAATCCGCCCACGCGGATGAGGACACGAGCAGAGTCAGGCTGAGGATCCACGCGCGCACGCTCGACTCCGTCCCCTAGTAGGCCACTTCCGCCCGAAGGTAGAGGCGCCCCTGATCATCCGATGAATCCGCCTGGAGCCCCAAGCCATGGAAGCCCAGCAGTGTGTAACCCGCGGCAACACGCAGCCGCTCGTCCGTCCGCCAGGCCACTTCCACTCGGTAGGATTCCAATCCTTCGCTGTCAGGCGATGACGTGCGCCGTGCCACCTCGCCGGCCACTTCCAGCCCTCCAACCACCCGGACCGAGGGGCGCAACGTCCCCGTCCAGACCCAACGCACGGAGTCGCCCAGGCTGGAGCGCCCCGCATGCAGCCCCGCCGCGACGGAGAGCCGGTCTCCCAGGCGCAAGGCCGGCATGAGCGACAGCACGTCGAGGCCACGGTCGCCAAAGGCCTCGCGCTCACCGGGCAACAGCTCGTGCGTGAAGCCATAGCGCGCCATCACCACCCAGGGCCCCGGTCGCCACGCGAGCGCGGCGAAGCCCTCCACGAAGCGAGCCTCCAGTCCCGCCCGGCCCGCCGTGCGGCCCCAATCCAAGCGGCCCGAGGCAGTGACATCGCGAGACAGCCGGGCCTCCGTCGCCAGCGCCAACACGAGCTGCGTGCGGTCCACCAGCGTGGGGTCTCCGCGCGCGGGCGTGCCCTTCTCATGTCGGACTTCGGCACGCAGGTCCGCGCGCACGCGCTCGCGCAGCCAGCGCGCATCGACGGCGCCGACATCGCGCGTGAGGTCGCTGGGGGTATCGAGCGGGTGGCGCACACCGCGCTCGTAGCGAGCCCCCACCTCAAGGCCCTCCAACACCCGATGTCGGAAGCCCATCGCGCGAGCGAGCCGCACCGCGTTGGCATCGTGCGCGCCGACGTCCTCCACGAACACGGCCGTCGAGCCGTCGATGTCGGTACGAGCACCCGAGACGGCGCGGCCCTCTCCGAAGTCGGGGCCGTCCACATCCACCGAATATCCGCCGTAGTAGGTGTCCGGCCCACGCTGCACGCGCGCATCCAACCAGGCCTGCGGCCCCAGCTTCGGACCCCAGCCGCCGCGAACACCGACCGCCGCGTCTCGCGTCAACTCCACGTCCACGCCCGCGGACGAGAACGTGTCGTTCACTCGGCCGGGACCCTCGCCGCGATCCACCAGCATCTGGCGATGGCTCGCGGACACAGACACGCCCCGCGCGACTTGCAGCCGCCCGGATACGCCCGCGGACGTGCGCCCACCGGAGAGCAACGGTCCCTCACCCGCGATCTCCGTGGCGCGCAGCCAGCCATCCCGAGCCTCCGCGCGCACCTCCCACCCATCGCCCACGTAGCCCACGCCCACGCCGAGCGTCCGCGCCCCGAAGTCGCCATCCTCGAAGGGCAGGCGCGGATCCGCCGAGCGGCGATCATCTCCCAGCAAGGTCAACCGCAGCGGCCCCACGGGCTGGGTCGCGCGCAACGAAAGCTGACGGAAGCGCGCGGCATCGAAGTGCGCGCCATCCGAGAACCCTCGCGAGCGCTGCCGGAACGAAACGTCCAGCGAACCCCCATGCATCAACGGCCCGGGCCCTCGCACGCGCAAGCCCACCGCGCCACCCGAGTCATCGAGCACGAGCCCAGGACGCAGGAACGAAAGCCCACCGTCATCCGACACGCCGAAGTCCAGCGGCGCCACCGCGACGCCGCGACTGGACGCCACCTCGGCCACCAGGGTGTATGCGCCCACGAGCGACGTCGCCTGTCCGGACACGAGCTGGAACGGCGAGCCCTCGCGACGCTCCCGCACCGCGGAGACGCCCAACCGAGTCGCGCCCCACCGCCCCCACGCCTCGCCACCTACTGCGTCGCGCGAGGCACCCGCCTGGAGCGCCGCGTAGTCCGCCACCAGCACCGGCTCCGGAGACTGAACGAGCGCATCCGTGCGCAGCAGCGATGCGCCGAAGAGGAACGACAACGGACGGGCGAGCAGGATGCGACCCGCGAATGCATCGATGTCGTAGTCGCGCCCGCGCACGAGGTGCTGTTCGGCCACGGGCAGTCCCGTGACGCCATCGCGCAGCTCCACGCGAAGCACTTCCGAACCCTCGGCCACCACCCCGCCCAGGTAGTACAGGCTGCCGCCCGTGGCGCGCAGCTCCTCATGGGCAGGCACCGCCGTCACACCCAGGGTCGGATCCGC is part of the Myxococcaceae bacterium JPH2 genome and encodes:
- a CDS encoding flagellar motor protein, whose translation is MSAALARLLRWALLVLVWGPMVAMAQRPGAEVPSLASTLAGRVCRDLDGDGRCSPEEPGVAEVRVVLDTGREVLTDAEGRYHLTAVDSRSPDATGGVHLRPGRHRMRVDPRSLPVSSVVTPRGATVELPWGAVALQDFAVSMRGAPAPPTTLSYSRTPPEARVTVDGLRFLVAGRARPGDRVTVAGTEAEVDASGSWWVMVPLQPGQNVLAVTVTAREGGVRFYRQRVELVRRGPTGWLVIPRALDPSGALRLPAEGEAPVASGFTSVRVEGAPGTRVSSSRGEVVLGPDGSAELPVHLVPGANAVKLSWQRPGEPTRDETVTLTAAAQPFAVGLLDLEASLSPSTGDVQLRGRGAAHAEARWGRLRLVGELELRDTDFRALHSAEASDWLRPRVPERFERALDPDLTPAEWGDDSVSLTPNPSEGRLRLEVRHDDYGRVGLGSYRALKMDREVGRYHRPLFGPYAELSTGEGPVVAGLNVFAGGLADPTLGVTAVPAHEELRATGGSLYYLGGVVAEGSEVLRVELRDGVTGLPVAEQHLVRGRDYDIDAFAGRILLARPLSFLFGASLLRTDALVQSPEPVLVADYAALQAGASRDAVGGEAWGRWGATRLGVSAVRERREGSPFQLVSGQATSLVGAYTLVAEVASSRGVAVAPLDFGVSDDGGLSFLRPGLVLDDSGGAVGLRVRGPGPLMHGGSLDVSFRQRSRGFSDGAHFDAARFRQLSLRATQPVGPLRLTLLGDDRRSADPRLPFEDGDFGARTLGVGVGYVGDGWEVRAEARDGWLRATEIAGEGPLLSGGRTSAGVSGRLQVARGVSVSASHRQMLVDRGEGPGRVNDTFSSAGVDVELTRDAAVGVRGGWGPKLGPQAWLDARVQRGPDTYYGGYSVDVDGPDFGEGRAVSGARTDIDGSTAVFVEDVGAHDANAVRLARAMGFRHRVLEGLEVGARYERGVRHPLDTPSDLTRDVGAVDARWLRERVRADLRAEVRHEKGTPARGDPTLVDRTQLVLALATEARLSRDVTASGRLDWGRTAGRAGLEARFVEGFAALAWRPGPWVVMARYGFTHELLPGEREAFGDRGLDVLSLMPALRLGDRLSVAAGLHAGRSSLGDSVRWVWTGTLRPSVRVVGGLEVAGEVARRTSSPDSEGLESYRVEVAWRTDERLRVAAGYTLLGFHGLGLQADSSDDQGRLYLRAEVAY